The Panthera leo isolate Ple1 chromosome A3, P.leo_Ple1_pat1.1, whole genome shotgun sequence genome contains the following window.
gtctggtaaaactgggtctcccgggtctggtagttgtatggtcatggtggggactggagtaagggctactgccttggctgcctggtcagcctttcgattacctctagctactgggttatcagctttttggtgcccttggcagtggataatggctagcttggcaggaagccataaggccgtaagcaggttaagtatctcctgcttattttttatagtccgtccttctgccgtcagtaaccccctctcttgataaattgccccatgaatatgagctgtggcaaatgcataacggctgtctgtgtagatgttaagccgttttccagctcccagcatcagcgccttggtgagggctatgagctccgctcgctgggctgacgttccggagggtagagcctccgcccatacggtgtccgtttcggtgaccaccgctgcacccgcatacctgtgtccatctcgcacaaagctgctgccatcagtgaacgaagtagcctcggcatcggggaggggctggtcggtcaggtccatccggaatccatgtacttgttccaggattcccgcacagtcatgtagtggagcacctaggtcagggtcgggcagcagggttgcaggattgagggctgcactggggtggaactgcactcgtggagggttgagtaggaggctctggtaatgagtcacacgtgtgtTGCttatccatctatcaggaggctgtttcaggaccccttcaatggcgtgtggggtcatgatccagatctcctgacctagggtcagtttgtctgcatccttgactaggagtgctgtcgccgcaataattcttaggcatggtggccagccggcagccactgggtctagtttcttagacaggtaagccactgggcggttccaggggcctaaggcttgagttagaaccccttttgctattcccttatgttcgtctacaaagaggtggaagggtttcgtaatgtctggtaggcccagggctggggcacttaggagggcctttttttaactgattaaaggcaatttcttctttttcagtccatttaaatgttttcccctctttggtagcttcatataggggcctggcgatctcagcaaaacctggaacccagaggtggcagtagccggctgatcctaggaattccctcacttctcttcgggaggtgggagtagggatctttaggacagtttcttttctggcatctgataaccgccgctgtccgccctccaggatatatcccaggtaacttaccctctccctgcatatctgagccttcttcgcggatgcccggtaccctaaagctcccagggtagccagcaggtcctgggtccctcgctcacagtctttggccgtgtcagcagcaatcaggatgtcatctacgtactgtaggagggtgaggccagggtgctcccttctgtactcacccaggtcctcgtgtagtgcctcgtcgaagatggtgggtgaatttttgaatccctgaggtagccgtgtccaggtgagttgcccactgtagccctcctccggatcatgccactcgaaggcgaacaggggttggctctggggtgccagcggcagactgaagaaggcgtcctttaaatctagtacagtataccagaccctggagggcgccaaggagctcaagagagtatatgggttgggaacagttgggtgtatgtccgcgaccctcttatttacttcccggaggtcttgtaccggtcggtagtcatttgtgtgaggctttttgaccggcagtaagggggtgttccaggcagactggcaaggaactagtacccctaggcttcgtagtctccggatgtgtggctggatccccttccgggcctcctgtgacatggggtattgtttgatccttaccggactctctcctggcttgagctctaccaggactggggtcctatgagcggctagtcccatcccccccccagtctctgcccaaaccgaggggaattcttgtagccatctgtctatattatcctctctcgggagcgcctcctggtggaggaggtattcatcctccagtttcatggtcaggacctggatggggtggcccttgcgatcggtgacctgaggcccccttgtctgaaagttatctgagctccaatcttggtcagtaagtcccgtcctaacagcgggtaggggcattctggtattaccataaaggagtgggatacccggcccgttcccaaatctactgttcttcgggtagtccatgaatactggctcataccagttgccccttgtacccaggacttcttgctggctagttttccttgtggggtgcggaggaccgaatgttgtgctccggtgtcgacaaggaagtcaacaggggtcccctccactttaagagttaccctgggttcggggagagggtccgaaccccgactcccctaatcacttagttcatctagctctaggacttttactcgatcagtcttgcttcctttcccgccggcccttttcagacaatctcgggcccaatgccctatctccttgcagtatgcgcactgatccttctgcagcctctgcttcccccccttggtggttcttttaccttttcttgtgtcgtctgccagctgccggagatggcggtctcgttcctcaggggagtcagcagtggtagctagtagtattctggccaggtctcgagtctgcttactgctggcagtcgCCATGGCGcgggcctgcttgtcctcaggaagctcccggttattatataccttttcggctaccaccagtaagtcctgcagacttttttctcctagtctatctattttctgtaattttctcctaatgtctatggccgattggtttacaaaggccatgataacagctgccttgctttccggagcctctggatccatgggggtataggtacggaatgcctccatgatccgttctaaaaaggcagccggagattcatcttttccctgttgtacatttcctaccttggccaaattggttggctttctagcagccattcggagaccccccattagagtctggcggtagacccggagcctctccttaccttctgccgtgttgaaatcccactggggccgagttaaggggaaggaggcatctatctgagcctggttggtggtgggattcccatctgtgcccggaactagttttcgggcctcgttgacgattctttctctttcttcagtcgtgaacaggacctgcaaaagctgctggcaatcgtcccacgtgggctgatgggtaaaaagaacagagtctaataaatcaataagccctgccggtttctcggaaaacttaggattctgagctttccaattgtagaggtcactagtggcgaaaggccaatagtgatggggctggttcccctccgcgtctgggggtccggtggctcgcaggggcagaatagtggagtcggcggcggaggcggattgctccctctgagccctttgtctggtgaagggcgggcttcccactggagcgtttccgcctcccgctctcggaacagcgtctgcctcccccggagggggaggatggtgttcttccagcatcctagaggggttatacgagggaggaaaaattaattcttcttcagtacccccctgttagacagggtagaggggtgctgaaggctggataagacttttcttcttctttgtcccctgcaaagcaagaatgggttttggctccggagggagcggggctaggaagggtttaagccaagagggtgggtcttccacaaggtcctgccaagtgataatgtaagggagctgatcaagatggcccgtcttaggctgagagatgatactcctgactcggtggatggtagggaggtcgaaggtcccctctggtggccatccgacattgaaagttggccactcgctagaacaaaaaaactgccaccgaccctttcggacttccacactgaggttgttagctcttcccctcacatccttaaagtgatcaatcataatacttagaggagtagtctgagtctgtcccataacgtccgtccagtaagtccacagaacaaaacagagaaacacaaaaacagacaaacagagggcccctagaaaatcttccaactccatggaagcaaaactgaaagctagcttagacatttgaggggattccacgtccctccaaaaccgatgaggggattccacgtccctccaaagacgacggcctcacgccgaccagcgggagcgacccgcctcgtctcagacctttgaggggattccacgtccctccagaagggagaatcggaacgtcttccgaaactcccggcccgtggtcctccagtgcgtccacttagaccgcgtcgggcactaccagaactccagaagtgagctcacacagaaaagacagaacaaacaaacagacactaaccgtggccagtcaggctctccgggtcgggggtccctcaggggtcttggggatcccgggccgagcccccaaatgttatgcccagaattcgtgatccccaaagaccactagggagccgagtccgatgcaaaagcaaaagaacctttattcgagctagctcgagctcaatcccctacctgcaccgacgcagcggtgagataccagggagagagagcgagtttcaaaagcacaaaggttttatgggggtctaggggcagttggtgaggtaatggctgtggcctcagccgattggttggggaagggtcggagtcctgttacgcaggtcgctgggcgtgttttgatcagaaagtttgaacgggtgagcgggaggttactcaaggggaggaggcgcagtctgaggtttctgtgaattagtcactcaaggtggagaacacagaacaagatggagtcggccggcgtaggcccgccctttcagtgtcatgccatttttttctcttggaatttCTACtttgattatttagaagtgtattgtctgctttgtttttagtttggttATTTAGATGTGTGTTGTttagatttcaaatatttgaccATTTTCAGCTACCTTTCTGATATTGATTTATAGTTTAATTCCACTGAGTTCTGAAAACATACTTGGTGTTTGCTAAGGtgtacttaaaatttgctaaggTGTATTCTGTAgccagaatatggtctatcttggtgaacaTTCCATGTGAGCttaaaaacaatgtgtattctCTTGTTGGAtggagtattctataaatgtcaactaGATCAAgttgattaataataatattcacgtcatgtatatttttactgattttctgcctacttCATCTATCAATAACAAAGATATGTTAAAGCCTCCAACTATAACAGTAGATTCATCTGTGTATCCTTgcagttttatcagtttttgcttcatgtattttgaccCTCTTTTGTAAGGTGCATACATGTTTAGgattgttaagttttaaaaaaaattttttttgaatgtttatttttgagagggagagacagagcttgaacgggcaaggggcagagagagagaggaagatacagaatccaaagcaggcttcaggctctgagctgtcagcacagagcctgatgtggctcCAACCCATGGAATAGACcgagagatcctgacctaagctgaagtcagatgcttaaccaatttgagccactcaggcgcccctaggattgTTGTCttattgacccctttatcattatgtcaGGCCTCTGTTTATCtttgctttgtctgaaattaatacaattactctagctcattttttttattagagttaGCATAGTATAGTTTTCTCTATCCCTGTACTTTTTGACCAtctgagtctttatttttaagcatatttCTTATAGACTACGTGCATTTcgtcttgtttttgcttttgatctACTCTGACAAtatcttttaattggtgtgtttAGAACATTCATATATAAAGTGATTATTTATATAACTATATTATTATCTACCATGTGTGTAACTTTTCTATGCATTggatttgtttttgcttcttcctctctttctgtcttctctggttTGAATTGAGCATTTTACATGGTTCAATTTTATCTCACTATCTTTAGTGTATGAATAGACTttataaatagactttaaataatGGGTAGTTTTAGGTTTGCAGAATGATTGAGAAGAAAGTAGAGTGTCCATGTActtcctctctccgccccccaccccccatcatttCTCCTGCAATTAATATCCTGGGGTTTGTTTGTAACAAATGCTTAGCCAAGATTGATACATTACTATTGActaaagtctatagtttacattagggttcactcttttgGTTGcacattctatgagttttgacaaatacagaaTATTATGTAGCAACCAATTTACTACcttacagagtagtttcacttgCCTAAAGATCCCTTGAGCTCtaccttcccttttctccaccatCCCCTGTCTTTCCCTACCACACAtgaactcctggcaaccactagtctttttactgtcttcagagttttgccttttctggaatataatataatgtgtaggcttttcagactggcttctttcacttagcaatatgcatttaagttttctccatgtcttATTGTGACTTGATAACATATTTCTTTTCAAGCAGTACTAATATTCCAGTATATGGATGTGTTgtggtttgtttatccattcccttACTGCACAACAACTTGGttacttacagttttttttttaaatttttaatgttcatttttatttttgagagacagagtgtgagtgggggaggggcagagagagatggtggcacagaatccgaagtaggctccaggcactgaactgtcagcatagagcctgacagaCCTAGAActccttgagatcatgatctgagccaaaaccaagagttggatgctcaaatgactgagccacccatgtatcccttttgcccactttttaattgaattgtttgttttcttactggtatattttaagaagtctttgaatattttggatacaagcaAGCCCTTTACCAGATCTGTTTTGCAGATATATTTTTCACAGGTgagacttgtcttttcattctcttaacagttgTCCTTTGCAGAAGAGAGGGttctaattttaatgaagtccaatttatcatccCTACCCCCATGGATCATGTCTTTAATgttgtatataaaaattaattttaaaacaaagctcaCTTAGATTTTCTCCCgtgttatcttctagaagttttatttcatctgttacatttaagtctgtgatatatttttgagttaatttttgtgagaagTTTAAGATCAATGTCTTGATGATTCTTTTTGTATGTGAATATCTAATTGAGCACCATTGAttgaagactgtcctttctcctttaAATAGCCtctgcttctttgtcaaagatctgtTGCCCATATTTATATGGGTCTGTTATggcctctctattctgttccattgctttattgaatgtttttttgttgataccacacagtcttgattattGTAAGTTTATAGTAAATATTGAAGTCAGATGGTGTCAGtcctctgactttatttttcttcaatattgttcatttctctaggtcttttgcttttcatataaactttagattGTCAATATCTACAAAGTCATTTATTAAACTTTTGATTCAGATTgcattgaaatatttatagattaaaGGGGGGAGAAgatgacatttaacaatattgagtcttccttttcatgaacatggaatatctgtCCAtgtatttagatcttctttgatttctgtctttagagttttgta
Protein-coding sequences here:
- the LOC122215034 gene encoding LOW QUALITY PROTEIN: uncharacterized protein LOC122215034 (The sequence of the model RefSeq protein was modified relative to this genomic sequence to represent the inferred CDS: inserted 1 base in 1 codon; deleted 1 base in 1 codon; substituted 2 bases at 2 genomic stop codons); this translates as MGQTQTTPLSIMIDHFKDVRGRANNLSVEVRKGRWQFFCSSEWPTFNVGWPPEGTFDLPTIHRVRSIISQPKTGHLDQLPYIITWQDLVEDPPSWLKPFLAPLPPEPKPILALQGTKKKKSLIQPSAPLYPVXQGGTEEELIFPPSYNPSRMLEEHHPPPPGEADAVPRAGGGNAPVGSPPFTRQRAQREQSASAADSTILPLRATGPPDAEGNQPHHYWPFATSDLYNWKAQNPKFSEKPAGLIDLLDSVLFTHQPTWDDCQQLLQVLFTTEERERIVNEARKLVPGTDGNPTTNQAQIDASFPLTRPQWDFNTAEGKERLRVYRQTLMGGLRMAARKPTNLAKVGNVQQGKDESPAAFLERIMEAFRTYTPMDPEAPESKAAVIMAFVNQSAIDIRRKLQKIDRLGEKSLQDLLVVAEKVYNNRELPEDKQARAMATASSKQTRDLARILLATTADSPEERDRHLRQLADDTRKGKRTTKGGKQRLQKDQCAYCKEIGHWARDCLKRAGGKGSKTDRVKVLELDELSDXGSRGSDPLPEPRVTLKVEGTPVDFLVDTGAQHSVLRTPQGKLASKKSWVQGATGMSQYSWTTRRTVDLGTGRVSHSFMVIPECPYPLLGRDLLTKIGAQITFRQGXPQVTDRKGHPIQVLTMKLEDEYLLHQEALPREDNIDRWLQEFPSVWAETGGGMGLAAHRTPVLVELKPGESPVRIKQYPMSQEARKGIQPHIRRLRSLGVLVPCQSAWNTPLLPVKKPHTNDYRPVQDLREVNKRVADIHPTVPNPYTLLSSLAPSRVWYTVLDLKDAFFSLPLAPQSQPLFAFEWHDPEEGYSGQLTWTRLPQGFKNSPTIFDEALHEDLGEYRREHPGLTLLQYVDDILIAADTAKDCERGTQDLLATLGALGYRASAKKAQICRERVSYLGYILEGGQRRLSDARKETVLKIPTPTSRREVREFLGSAGYCHLWVPGFAEIARPLYEATKEGKTFKWTEKEEIAFNQLKKALLSAPALGLPDITKPFHLFVDEHKGIAKGVLTQALGPWNRPVAYLSKKLDPVAAGWPPCLRIIAATALLVKDADKLTLGQEIWIMTPHAIEGVLKQPPDRWISNTRVTHYQSLLLNPPRVQFHPSAALNPATLLPDPDLGAPLHDCAGILEQVHGFRMDLTDQPLPDAEATSFTDGSSFVRDGHRYAGAAVVTETDTVWAEALPSGTSAQRAELIALTKALMLGAGKRLNIYTDSRYAFATAHIHGAIYQERGLLTAEGRTIKNKQEILNLLTALWLPAKLAIIHCQGHQKADNPVARGNRKADQAAKAVALTPVPTMTIQLPDPGDPVLPDQPKYSQEELQQIKKLPMAQEIKGWWYTPNKELVLPDRLGVSILEHMHRSTHMGARKLKDLIRHAGIKIHQQDTKIEQVVSACKTCQLTNAKATSNKKGTRLRGTRPGAQWEVDFTEVKPGKYGYKYLLVFTDTFSGWVEAYPTKHETAQTVAKKLIEDILPRYGFPAMVGSDNGPAFISQVTQAVAKAVGANWKLHCAYRPQSSGQVERMNRTLKETLTKLTMETGGDWVTLLPYALYRVRNTPYTLGFTPYEIMFGRPPPVIPSLRAELLAEFKDQELFLSLRGLQRAHEDIWPRLRAIYEAGLTPTPHQYKPGDWVYVKRHHRETLEPRWKGPYIVVLTTPTALKVDGIATWVHHTHVR